Below is a genomic region from Methanolobus sediminis.
ATCTCCTTTTTGAGTGCACCGATGTCATTGTTCAGCAGGAAATCCCATCCAAGCCAGTAGAGTGAGCCGACATCATCCATCTTATTCTTGACTTCAGGGTTTGTTGTCGGGAAGTAAGCCCTGGCAGAAATCTCTCCAAACTTCTTTCCGCAAAGGAAATCCGTTATTTCCTTAACCCTTTCAGTTGCTTCCTTCTTTACCAGCATCTGAACCGGACTTACAATTGCTCCTTCCTTTGGTACAGTAATTGAAACCCTAGATTTATCCTGTATCTTCATGGCAAAGAAGTGTGGCATGATATACATTGGTGGTACATCGTCTTTCTTGCTGTCTACCATCTTCACCATCTGTGATGGATGAAGACCCATATAAACAGAGGATGCCAGTTTCTTGATTCCTTCAGTGCCATACATCTGATAGAATGGAAGCAATACACCGTTACAGAAGAATCCATTCTGTCCACGCATGGCAACCTTGTTCCTGAACTCGTCTTTCAGGATATCTTCCCAAGACTGCGGTGCTGGTTTTCCATCCATAAGTTCATTAATTGTAACCAGCACAAGAAGGTTTCCTGAGAGCATGGTAAACTGTCCCCGAGGGTCAGCAAAACCAATTTCTTCAAAATCACTGTTCATTGGTGATGCACCAAGGTCAGTGAAGTATTCATAACTCAGGAAGTTCTCCTGGAATGGTTTATGGTAGAAGCTGTTAATATCGGAACTGATGATTATGTCCGGTAATTCTTCTACCGATGTGACCGAATCCATATATGCGTAGTAGGAAAGTTCGTGGTTGACATTACCTTCTATGAGTGAATGGAGCACATTTCCTGTCTGTTTGCTGTACTCGGCTGAGAATTCATTTAAAGCCCTGTTAAATGGCATCTTCATACCACATGGTAAAAGGGCAAGAAGTGTGAGCTCCTTTTGTCTTTGCGGAGCGTCAGCAAGTGTGAAATCTCCCCGAGCTTCATTGTCTGCCACTGCCTGATTCAGAAGCTCAATGAAGGATTCCTTGTTTACGGATACCATTGAAAGGGCAGTTTTTAGTTTGAGTAATGGTCCGAGTTGTTCAAGAACATCCTTAATCTCGAATTTTCCCATTCCATGCTGCTTGAATATTTTCAGTAAAAAGGGATATTCGCTTAATATCTGGTATACGCTCATTGTTTCATCTATTTTTTCCATATTTATTCCCCTGATACTTTTCCAGTATTTTTGATCCTTATTCTTACAGCCTGTATTAATAGTCTGTTTTTGATATTCAGGTATCCCAATAGTCATACAAACATATAAGTATTATCATCTAAGAAGTAATTTTCCGGCATTATGGTTGCTTTTTGATACTACGTTGCTATCTTCTGGTATTCTCTCTGATTATATTGTTTTTCACCATCATTATGATATATCAGTTAGTAGGTATATTTATTAAGTATTAAAAACTACCATGTTTTAGTCAACAAACACATTAAAAACGAAAAAACAAAAATTGTGAAAGATGCGGTTATCCTGGTTTCATAGCTCTCCCCTCAGACCATGTCCTCTAAGGATTCTAAATCAGTATCTTTCATTTAACACCAGAAGTGGAGTATGAGCGGTGGGGTTGTGTTTGTTGATGGGGTTATTGTCATAATGGGGAAATTAATTCCCCTACAACTTTTCTTGCATTCTGTAATTGACACGAATGAGTTGTCTGTATCTATTTTATACATTGTATCATGAAAATATATCGTAAATCACAAATAATTCTTATAATAATCCTCAATATTTCAGAATGTTTATATAGTACGGACGCCAATGTTAAAATGGTGAGTCCCGTATGAAAACAAGTACATATATTGAAATTAAGAAAGGTCTTCTGATATTTCTGGTCTATGTTTTCCTAATGTTATCACTGGGAATCATGTCACAAGTGACTGGATTTATTTAGCACTAATATTTTCCCAATAGAATTTTTCTTTAATCATCAAGCCCTTTGCGACCAAAGATGTAATTCGCAACTCGCAAAGCATCCTTGTCTCCTGTCTCTTTTCCTTCATCATCACTTAGTTTTACAACAGGTATATCATTGACACTGTGCAGTTTGATGACCATATTCAAAGGCGGACTTGAGCGGAAGAAATCATAATTGTTTGTAAGGCTGGTACCTATCCCGAAACTGCAGTTTATGCGTCCCTCGCATTTTCTTTTAATTTCAATGGCAACATCTGCGGAAAGTGAATCACTGAACACCACGACCTTTGTAAGAGGATCGATTCCCATTTTCTTATAGTGCTCTATGACTCTATCTGCAAAGACGAGCGGATCACCGCTATCATGGCGTACACCATCGTATAGTTTGGATAATTTCAGGTTGAAATTCCTGAAGAAAGGTCCCGAGCCAAAGGTATCAGAAAGAGCGATACCAAGGTTTCCCTTGTAAACATTAACCCAGTTCTCCAGTGCAAAAAGATTAGCATTTCTCATTCCTATCAACGCGGAAATTCCCATTATCCATTCATGACCTATTGTACCAATGGGTCTGACGCCGTATTTCTTTGCAAGATAAACATTACTTGTACCTGAGAAGGTCTTACATTTGTGCAACATTCTGACAGCAATGTCGTGTATTTCAAAACTGCGTCTTCTGCGGGTTCCGAACTCTGAAAAACCACAATTGTTCTGTTCAAGCTCCACACCTATGTTTCCCATGAGTTTTGCGTAATCCTGTAATAGTTCATCATAATCTCTGCTGGTATCAGGGTCTGTATTTTTCCAGTCACTTTCTACCATGTCAAAATAAAGCTCGGAAATTGTTGCCATAAGGACAATCTCCCAGAGAATGCTGCTATGCCAAGGTCCTTTTATTATAAGGTCAAGGTTTGAATCTTCAGTCAGGGACACAGATACTTCTGAAGGGTCAAAACGATAATTCCTTAGGTATTCTATATAACTGGGTTTAAAATAAGGGCATTCAGCTTTCAGCCATGTGTATTCGTCATCTGCCAGGTGGAATAAAGGAAATTCTTCCCTGATCAGCCTTTTAAGCTCTTCCACAAATTCCGGTGTGAAGCGCTGTTCTCCCCTGTTGGTGAACCTGTATTCTGCAGATGCCTGCGGGAACAGCTCAAGAACTGCCATCTGCATGGTCAATTTATATAGGTCGTTATCCAGTACTGAGCAAATCAAGTTGATTCATCCCCATAAGTCAGTAATAAATACTTGCTGTAAAGCTTCTTACATGCCTACACTCTTCATCTATATATCATGTTTGATTGTGTTCACTATTTTTACCTGTGAATTACCGGAATTTACCCGTGAGCCTAAAGTAAATCAGGTAATGAACAAGCTTGACAAGATTTGTATTGAGTTGGCATTTCAACAGGTTCAGAAATTGACATGATAACAATACATCTACAATTATTTTTTATCATGTAACTGGTCAAATATCGAAGATTTATACAGAGCCAATCTCTCCTATTTTACTCATATGCATACATAAAAATAATCAGCAAGAATATAAAAGATAAGTGCCGCCTCTGGAAATCGACATATTTATATAACAATACTAAGTTCACATGTATTATCTTATAATGAAAGGATTGTAGTAAATTAAGCAATATGTATATGTTATTATTTATGAGTTAATTTTTATTAACTCATAATCGTTGGTTGTTGAAACATATACTCAATCTACAGGGTGGTACAATGAGCTATGTATATGCAGCCGTAATCGGCATACTGATAGGCATCTTTATCTTCGGGCTAAAGACCGGAGTTGGATGTGGCTTTTCAACGGTAAAGAAAAAAGATGTATTGATACTTGCAAGTGGTTATTTTCTTATCCCCATCATACTTGGAAGCCTTGTGGAAATGGTTGATCAGTCATACCTGGAAGGGGTTGCAGATCTTGGAATGACATTACACGTTTTCATTGCATTGTTTCTCATTGCTGCAGGTGTTTACACACAGAAAAAATGGAACTGCGGACACGATGTCTCAAAAAAGACCTTCCTTGTAATATCCGTCCCCTGTCCGGTATGTCTCACAGCTCTTTTCGTATCATGCATGATACTGGCCTCAACCCTTGAAATGAGCGGCTGGAAGGTCGGAATCATTGTAGGACTTGTATTCTTCATTTCAGTAATATCATCAACATTCATCTTCAGGAAAATGAAACGTACACCCGAAGATCTTGGAACCACAATGATGTTTCTCGGGCTTTTCTATCTTCTCGGAGCAATGATAGTTCCCGCTTACATCAAAGCAAAAAAACTCAGCATGGAATTCAGTACAGGCGGAGATTTCGATATAGTTCCTCTGTTGGTATTATCAATATTCATAATTGGAGGCTATGCGCTCAATAGCATAAGAGGTCAATAAAAATGGATGCTACTTCATCGTTATTTGGTATATTATACACATTTTCAGCATCATTGCTGTACCCGGTAATTATCATTCTCATATTGCTTGTGGTATTTTCTTTGATGCTCATAGGGGAATTCCTTTCGGAGTATTCAAAAAGGCACAGAGATATCGAAAACCTTGAACTTTGCTGTAATGCTGTCAGGGAACATGTGGGTTCCCAGGAATATAATAAGGCAGCAAAGTCTCTTCGCAACATTAAACAGAATTTCATGGTAATGAGCTTTGCAGAATCTGCAGCCGGCCATCTGGAAAAGAACATGTTACCAGCCATAGAATGGCTTTCTCAGGAATATGAGATAAGAATGGCAAAGAGGCTGGAGCAGACCAGGATTGTTGCGACGATCTCACCAATGCTTGGTCTTATGGGAACACTTATCCCTCTTGGTCCTGCACTTATCGGTCTTTCACAGGGAGATATCGTGCAGCTTGCAAACAATCTTATGATCGCTTTTGCAACAACTGTTATCGGACTTTTTGCAGGAACAATTGGTTACGTTCTCACCCAGGTCAGAAAAAGATGGTATTGGCAGGACATGGCAGATATCGATTATATCCTTGACACGTTGGAGGTTGAAGAGTGAAAGGGAGGAGAAGGTACAGGCGAACCGGACTCATAAACAACGAGGATGAGCAAAACCCCTTAACAGGGGTTGCCAACCTCTTTGATATTGCCATGGTTTTCTCAGTTGCATTACTCGTAGCACTTGTTATGTCTTACCAGATGCCTGAGCTTCTAAATCCTACAGAGGATATCACTCTTGTGAAAAACCCTGGCCAG
It encodes:
- a CDS encoding ABC transporter substrate-binding protein, which gives rise to MEKIDETMSVYQILSEYPFLLKIFKQHGMGKFEIKDVLEQLGPLLKLKTALSMVSVNKESFIELLNQAVADNEARGDFTLADAPQRQKELTLLALLPCGMKMPFNRALNEFSAEYSKQTGNVLHSLIEGNVNHELSYYAYMDSVTSVEELPDIIISSDINSFYHKPFQENFLSYEYFTDLGASPMNSDFEEIGFADPRGQFTMLSGNLLVLVTINELMDGKPAPQSWEDILKDEFRNKVAMRGQNGFFCNGVLLPFYQMYGTEGIKKLASSVYMGLHPSQMVKMVDSKKDDVPPMYIMPHFFAMKIQDKSRVSITVPKEGAIVSPVQMLVKKEATERVKEITDFLCGKKFGEISARAYFPTTNPEVKNKMDDVGSLYWLGWDFLLNNDIGALKKEIAEVFNKQFMTTGGVV
- the pncB gene encoding nicotinate phosphoribosyltransferase, translating into MICSVLDNDLYKLTMQMAVLELFPQASAEYRFTNRGEQRFTPEFVEELKRLIREEFPLFHLADDEYTWLKAECPYFKPSYIEYLRNYRFDPSEVSVSLTEDSNLDLIIKGPWHSSILWEIVLMATISELYFDMVESDWKNTDPDTSRDYDELLQDYAKLMGNIGVELEQNNCGFSEFGTRRRRSFEIHDIAVRMLHKCKTFSGTSNVYLAKKYGVRPIGTIGHEWIMGISALIGMRNANLFALENWVNVYKGNLGIALSDTFGSGPFFRNFNLKLSKLYDGVRHDSGDPLVFADRVIEHYKKMGIDPLTKVVVFSDSLSADVAIEIKRKCEGRINCSFGIGTSLTNNYDFFRSSPPLNMVIKLHSVNDIPVVKLSDDEGKETGDKDALRVANYIFGRKGLDD
- a CDS encoding MotA/TolQ/ExbB proton channel family protein, with product MDATSSLFGILYTFSASLLYPVIIILILLVVFSLMLIGEFLSEYSKRHRDIENLELCCNAVREHVGSQEYNKAAKSLRNIKQNFMVMSFAESAAGHLEKNMLPAIEWLSQEYEIRMAKRLEQTRIVATISPMLGLMGTLIPLGPALIGLSQGDIVQLANNLMIAFATTVIGLFAGTIGYVLTQVRKRWYWQDMADIDYILDTLEVEE
- a CDS encoding DUF2162 domain-containing protein, which translates into the protein MSYVYAAVIGILIGIFIFGLKTGVGCGFSTVKKKDVLILASGYFLIPIILGSLVEMVDQSYLEGVADLGMTLHVFIALFLIAAGVYTQKKWNCGHDVSKKTFLVISVPCPVCLTALFVSCMILASTLEMSGWKVGIIVGLVFFISVISSTFIFRKMKRTPEDLGTTMMFLGLFYLLGAMIVPAYIKAKKLSMEFSTGGDFDIVPLLVLSIFIIGGYALNSIRGQ
- a CDS encoding DUF2149 domain-containing protein; amino-acid sequence: MKGRRRYRRTGLINNEDEQNPLTGVANLFDIAMVFSVALLVALVMSYQMPELLNPTEDITLVKNPGQKDMQIIIKEEGKPLEVLNMTDQIGGGTGEALGTAYKLADGRVVYVPEDEEGGEEEVETATSD